ACCAACCTTGGGAATGAGTTTCGATTCTTCTTCCTACGCTCAAATCCTCTACGAGATCTTGTGGAAGATTTAAAAGATTTTGATTTTTTTTTTTCATAGAGAGTGTCTCCGATTCAATCGATCGGGTTCCTCTGTTCGCTGAGTACAATGATTTTTATTTTTCTTAGATTGTAGAATGGATTCTTTTGGGAGAATTATTTTCTTCTTTTATCTGAGGATATTTACGGATTCCCCGCGATAGCGATTGAAGCGGAAATTCATGCGGGTCGGAGATATGATCGGCTTTAATAGAGAATGAATCCCTTTTGTAAGATCTCGCGGCGTGAATTGGAGCGGAAAGCGCGGCCGCTCGCTTTTTTAATAGGAAATCCCCGAGCGGATCGCCCAAATTATATTTCGAATTTTGTATATTCTGAAATCTTACATTATCAGAACGAAATCCGAAGAGTCGTCGTAGTTCCGACAAGCTCTTCCGTGAAACGCGCGCGCCCCACCCTGATCTTGGGTGGAGGAGGCGGGTTCGCGGGAGAAAATCGAGCGACTTTTCTCTATCACAAAATCATAATTCTGGCAAGAATCTTTCCTGCCTTCGTTTTGTAGGAACTCCTACAAAACTGGCGAGACTTTCCTAAATCGTTTAAAGGAATTTTTGAGAGGAAACGGGGGAGGTTTTGAAAATCAAACTCGCTCTAAAGATTTAGATCGCAATTCTTAGAACGAGTTTTTCGAAATCTTAGAGAATTCCGGTCTTTCTTGCGATCGCGTAGAAGTTTACGCCGTATCCAAGGCCGAGGAAGTTTTTCGGCGGGAAAAGATCGTCCGTTTCCGGATTCCATACGTCTTTTACCAACGCTTCTACTGAAAAATCTTTTCCCACTGGGAGTCCAAGAATTCGATCGGGAAGTTGCGGAAATTCTGCCATGTTATACACCTTTTTTTGTAGTTTCAACGAGATCGTAAAATTTCTGAAAGAGATATCGGGAATCGTTCGGTCCTGGCGCGCTTTCCGGGTGATACTGCACCGTGAGTAAAGGATAACCTGATTTTAGAATTCCTTCCACTGTGTTGTCGTTTAGATTGAGAAAGGATACGGGTTCTTCCACATTGTGATCGTCGATCACCGCAAAACCGTGATTTTGCGATGTGATCTCCACTTTTCTTGTCGATAGATCCTGAACCGGTTGATTTCCGCCTCTGTGTCCGAACTTCATCTTCTCGGTTTTTTTTCCGAGAGAAAGTCCGATGATCTGATGACCGAGGCAGATCCCAAAAAGAGGATATCCTTTTTCCATGATCTTCTTCGTCGCTTCGATCGCATAATCCAAGGGTGCGGGATCTCCCGGACCGTTGGAAAGAAAGAATGCGTCCGTTCCTTCCTTCATAATATCCTCCGCTTTCGTTAGCGCAGGATAGACGGTCACCGCAAAGCCGCTCGCGTCGAGAAGGCGAAGAATATTGGTCTTCACTCCGTAGTCGTAGACCGCGAGTTTGTATTTTTTTCCCGTATGAGTTCCGAAGATATATTTGCTGGAAGTCGTTACGACCTTCGCAAGGTCGGCGTTGATGATTCCAGGAAAGGATTTAACCTTTTCCAAAAAGGAAGGAGAATATTCTGGTGCGATAAAAATTCCACCGTTCGGCGATCCGTTCGTTCTTATAAAACGGGTCAACTTTCTCGTATCGATTCCTTGGATTCCGGGAACCTTGTATTCTTTTAAGAATTGAGAGAGTGTTTTTTGGGATTTATAATTCGAAGGTCGATCGACGTATTCTTTTACGATCAAGCCGCTCGCCTGAATCTTGGAAGATTCCATATTGTCCGGATGAATTCCGTAATTTCCGATCATCGGATAGGTGAGGGTGATGATCTGATTGCAGTAGGATGGATCCGTTAGGATCTCTTGATAGCCCGCCAAGGAAGTGTTGAAGACAACCTCACCGACGGATTCCGCTTCATAACCGAAGGATTCTCCCTCGATGACCGTACCATTATCGAGAACCAAGAACGCTTTCATCTCTTACAGCGTCGATACGGGTTCGGGCATAGTCAAGGTTTTTCCCCCACAAATGCAAATCGGTTGAAAAATATGTCCGATTTTCGCGAATGGAAAAGGGGGAAACCTCAATTTAGTTCCTGGATAATAAAAGAATGTATAGGCTTACACTGCCCGATCAATCCGTTAAGGAAATCGCCGAAGGTTCTACCTTTCGTGACTTCATCGAAAAAGAATTACCGTTCTTAAAAAACAAAGCGCTCGCTGTACGACTGGGCGGCACGGATATCCAGGACTTATCCCGAACGGTAACAGCGGACGCAACGATCGAAGTATTGACTTATTCGGAAAAAGACGGATGGGAAACCTTTCAACATTCCGCCGCGCACTTATTAGGAATGGCGGTTCAGACTTTATATAAGAATGCGAAACTCACGGTCGGCCCCGTCATTGAGAGTGGTCCCGGATTTTTTTATTACGACATCGACTTCGGTGGAACCGTTCTTACTCCGGAAGACCTTCCTAAAATCGAAGCCGAGATGGAGAAGATCGTAAAAGCCGATCATACCGTTTGGAGAAAGGTCGTCTCGAAAAAAGAAGCCGTCGAAACGTTCGAAAAGCTCGGGGAAAACTATAAGATCGAACTCGTGGGACAAATTCCCGGAGAGAACGTTTCCATCTACGGAATGGGAGAATGGTTCGATCTTTGCCTTGGACCGCACGTTCCGAATTCGGGAGTATTGAAGTCGTTTAAACTGACCGCAATTTCGGGCGCGTATTGGAAGGCGAACAAAGACAATGCGATGCTCACTCGGATCTACGGGGTCGCATTTCCTTCCAAAAAAGAATTGGATCAGTATCTCTTTCAGATCGAAGAAGCGAAGAAGAGAGATCACAGAAAGATCGGAAAAGAGATGGATCTTTTTTCTTTTCAGAAAGAAGGCCCCGGATTTCCGTTCTGGCATCCGAAAGGAACGATTCTCTGGAACGCGCTTGCGGAATATCTCAGAGGAGAATGTAACAAAAGGGGTTATCAAGAAATCAAAACTCCCGCGGTTCTTTCCTCCGAGCTCTGGAAAAAATCGGGTCACTGGGATAACTTTCACGAGAACATGTATTTCACGGATATCGACGAGGAAGACTACGCTCTCAAGCCGATGAACTGTCCGGGATGTTCTCTCATCTACAAACACCATCTTCATTCTTATCGCGAACTTCCTCTTCGTTTTGCGGAATTCGGAAGTGTACATCGTCACGAGTTACACGGAGTTCTCCATGGACTTTTTAGAGTGAGGGCTTTCACACAAGACGATTCTCATATCTATGCGCCTCTCGAATTCTTAGAATCCGAAGTGATGGATATCATCGACTTTACGTTTACCGTATATAAGAAATTTGGATTTTCGGAATTTAAGACCTTCATCGCGACAAGACCCGAGAAGTCGCAAGGCAGAGACGAGGACTGGGAATATGCAACGAACAGCCTCAAAGCATCTTTAGAGAAAAAAGGAATTCCATACGCGATCAAAGAAGGAGAAGGCGCTTTTTACGGACCAAAAATCGAATTCAACATCAAGGATTCGATCGGAAGGCTCTGGCAGTGCGGAACGATCCAGGTCGATTTTTCCATGCCCGAACGATTCGATCTGGATTATACGGATAGCGACGGTCAGAAAAAAAGACCGGTTATGATTCACAGAGCGATCTACGGTTCTTTGGAAAGATTCATCGGGATTTTGATCGAACACTACGAAGGAAAATTTCCTCTCTGGATATCTCCAAACCAGGTAAGAATTTTGACGGTCACCGAAAAGGTAACCGACTACGCGAAAGAAGTCTATCGCGAGTTAGTCGATGCGGGGATCCGAGTGGAATTGGATACGAGAAACGAAAAGATCGGCGCTAAGATTCGAGATTCTATTCTGAAAAAGGCCAACTATCTTCTCGTCTTAGGAGAAAAAGAGTTGGAATCGGGAACGATCGCGGTTCGGAAACTTGGTCAGGAAGAAACCAAAACTCTAACCCGTTCCGGTTTTATTTCCAATCTCTTAGAGGAAATCAAGGCGAGCTGATTCGTAACAAGTTGTAAGGCAAGAAGTGGGGATTTCGTTTTATAGGAGATCCTCGTAATTCCGAAAGAAGTTCTTGCGATTCAGGTCATTTGGGATCGCAGAATGTTTCTGGAGAGAACAAGGATCGTTTTACAAAGCTTAGGTGGATCTTGGAAAGCGAGCTTCTAACAAAAGAATTTGCATTCAATCCATTGCAAAAAAGAAGAATGTTTTGGGACAGAGAATTCGAGAAGTCGGCCTTTCGCTGATTTTTCTAACAAAACATTTTGATGGAAGAATTCGGAGGCAGACGTTTCTAAGAATCCCTTGAATATCCGAACGGAATTCCTTTTCTAGAGAGGTTCTTACTTGAAACGGAAACGTGTGAGTTCCTACTTTTTCGTTTTCTTTTCCGTTTTGCGAGAGGAGATTCTTGGTGAAGAAAAAAGTAGGAACTCACACTTTCTAAAAGTTTCCTGCGGTCACCTCTGCCTCGAAATCGTTTCGACCCGAAGCCCGTGTGGGAACTCCCATTCTCCCAAATTACAAAGAGACAAACCTCTAAAAACTTTCCGAACGAATAAATCGGACTTCCCCAGGGGCAGTTTCCGCAGAACTCACAGGAGATCAGCCGGGAATTTTTCGTAGAATGCCTTCTTTTCGAAAATCTCCTTGAAATAAAGCCCAATTCACCCGAAATAGAGTCAAAAATCGCTTGAAAACAGGCCTAAGAATAAAATCTTGGAAATCTAGCCGGAGAATGAATGCAGAGGAAACCGAGTCAAAAGTCAGCAACTGATAAGCTTTTCAACCACAGGATCAATGAGAAGATCACTGGTGTATCCAGGGTCCGTTTGGTTTCGGATGACGGAGTCGAAATCGTCACTTTCGATGAGGCGCTTCGAAAAGCACGGGAAGAAAATTTAGATCTCGTGGAAGTTTCCGGAGATCAAGAAGTTCATGTTTGCAAGATCATCGACTACGGTAAGTATAAATTCGAGTTACTCAAAAAGAGTAAAGAAGCTAAGAAAAAACAACACGTAATCAACGTAAAAGAAATTAAGATTCGTCCTCGGATCGAAAGTCATGATTACGATATCAAAAAGAAACACGCACAAGAGTTTCTGAGCAAGGGAGACAAAGTAAAAGTAAGTCTCCGGTTTCGCGGAAGGGAGATGATGCACTCCGACCTCGGGATGAAAGTTGTTTATAGAATGGTAGAAGATCTGAAAGAATTCGGTTCCGCGGAAAGAGACCCGATTCAAGACGGTAAGCAGATCGTTGTAATTATTAATCCGAAATAATTTCCGGAAATAGGATCGAAGGTAGAGAAGATGCCCAAGTTGAAGACGAACAGAGCCGCCGCAAAGCGTTTCAAGTTCACAAAGAACAACAAAATCAAACGCAAGAGTATGAATACCCGTCACATCTTGACCAAAAAAGGACCGAAGAGAAGAAGACGTCTTCGCGGTTTGACCCTGGTCAACAATTCTGACTGGAAATCCATCGTCAGATTAATGCCTTACGGAGTAAGATAATGCCTAGAGCAGTCAACGGAACAATCCACAAAAATAGAAGAAGAAGAGTCCTGAAGGACGCCAAAGGATTCCGCGGAGCTCGTTCTAAACTTTACAGAACGGCAAAAAGTGCGGTAATGAAAGCGGGCCAGTGGGCCTATCGCGACCGCAAGGCGAAGAAAAGAGATTTTCGTAAACTCTGGATTATCAGAATTAACGCGGCCGCAAGAGAAAATGGTTTGTCTTATTCCGTATTCATGAATTCCCTTAAGAAACTGGGAATTGACATGAATCGCAAATCCCTTGCAGAGCTGGCTTTTAGCGACCGGGAAGTTTTTAACGCCCTGGTTGAGAAAATCAAAGTAGCCGGATAATCAATCCTGCTTGACCAGAATCGTCAGCCCTGTAAGTTTACAGGGCTTTTTCTGTTTTCAGAGAACGTTTTTTAAGGAGAATCAGGTATGCTCACTATTGAGACCATTGAAGAATTAGAAAGCAAGGTCATAAAGGCCCTAGAACTCATCAGTGATCTTCGTGCTGAGAATGGTCGCTTAGAATCCGAAAACGAAACTCTGCGTGCAGAAAATGACCAGATGAAACTGGCGATGGAAGAAAAGGAAAAAGAACTTTCCTCTCTCCGTGCACAACTTCAAAAAACTACCACAGAACTCAGCGAACTCAAAGAAAGAGAACAAAAACTCGAAGGAAAGATCAATCAACTCTTGGGCAGATTGGATTCCATTCCTGCGAGCGGGGGAGCGACCGCTTCTTCCTCATCGGCACCCTCTTCTTCCAGCGCGGCGCCAATTGCGGCCGCCACGACCGTAGCCGCGGCCACCGCCGCTACGGCGTCTAACGTCGTTAAGGAAAGCGCTTCCGCAGAAGACGAATTCGGCGAAGACGACGAAATCATTCTCCTCGATGAAGAAGACGACGATATTTCTCTGATTACGGAAGTTCCTGAAAAGGACGAAGACGTTATCGAAATTTCCGAAGACGACGAAGCCGTAGAGGATTTTTCTCCTCTTGCTTCCGGAGACGATGACGACGACATTATTATCGAAGATGATGACGACGCGATCAGCGTTTTTGACGCAGACGAAGACGATGACTTTCTGATCATCGAAGACGATCCTAAATCCTGAGTTGGTCCATGGAGCCCCGTAGGGTAAAAGTAAGAATCCTCGGTGAGGAATATACGATCCTCGGCGAAACGGGTGAAGACTATATCCAAAATCTTGCCGATCAGGTCGATCGCAAACTGAGAGAATTGGGAGCAGGGATGCCCGGTGCATCTCGGCAGAAATTAGCAATCTTAGCCGCACTCAATTTTGCGGATGAGCTCCAACAAGTGAAAGAAACCAAAAACGATTCCTCTTCTCCGCTTCCTACGGGGACGGGCGAAATCGAAGAGAAAACTCGCAAGCTGATTACGATGTTGGAAGAAGGAATCATCGGCGATCTTTGATTCTTCCCTCTTGGAAAATTGACCTTTTAGAAACTCTCCTTTGAAACTACAGTCCCGAAACGCACTTCGAACACTTCTTACCCTCATGGAAGAAAGGGAACAGAAAGATCGAGAAATCCTTCTGCTCTTGAAGGAAATCACCGCCGACGCAAAAAAGATCATCGCGTATTCTCCCGATAAATGGGAGGTCAAAGTGGATCCGAACGAGCTCGGATGGAATTCTCCGGATAAGGAAATTTATTTCCCGAAGATGATGGATCAAAAATTAGAGTTTCTTCTCCCGGAAACTTGGGAATCCGGTCCTTTCGGAATTTCTGAACCGAAGGGAACGAAAACATTGGATTTCCACGAAGCCGACTTAATTGTCGTACCGGCGTTAGGTTATGATGATCTCGGCTACCGTCTTGGACGTGGGGCGGGGTTTTATGACAGAACTCTTTACGAAGTGGATCCGAAAAAATTGATCGGACTTACCTACGAGGAACTCTTTCCGGCGCACTTTGAAAAGGAAGAGCACGACATAAGAGTGGGTCGCGTCATAACGGAGAAAAAAATCTATCAAATCGTCTGAAAAAACGGTAAAATACTGTCTATTTCCAAATACGGTGAAGAATTTTTAGGTTTAGAGATTTCATTCTTTCGAAATTTCTTGAAAAACAAATCGCAGTCTGTTTTATATATTGATCCTGGATTTTGCATGGAGAACCATCTGGTAAACAATCATGGCCTCATTTGATAACCGACAATACATAGAATCCTTGGAAGCGGAAAAAACCACGGAGACCCAAAAAGAATATTTAACGTTCAACGTGGAACAGGAGATTTTCGGAATCGATATTTTAAAGATTCACGAGATCTTAAAACCGGTTCCGATCACAAGAATTCCGAACGGGGAAGATTATATTTTGGGAGTGATTAATCTTAGGGGAGAGATCATTCCGATATTAGATCTGAAACAAGTTTTCGGAATCGGTTACAGTGAAATCATTCCTTCTACTCGGATCATCGTCGTCGTGCACGAAGAAAAACGCGCGGGAATTCTCGTAGATACTGTGAAACAAGTAGTGAAAATTCAACAGGAAAAAATCAGCCAAGCGACCGACGACTTGACTCTCAATTATAGTTCCTTGATCGAATCTGTCAGCCAGGCGGACAACACTCTGATCCTCAATTTGAACCTTTCCGTCCTGATCCACTTTGAACAGGAGGCAAACTAATGGCTGGAATTCTCGGTGAATACACGGAACTCTTCTTAGAGGAATCCGAAGATCAAATCGAAGAACTAAACGCGAATCTTCTCCGATTAGAAGCGGATCATAAGAATCTTTCGATCATCAACGATATTTTCCGCGCGGCCCATTCTTTGAAAAGTTCCGCCGCCTTCGTCGGTCTTTATAATCTTTCCGATCTTTCTCATAAAATGGAGAATCTTCTTCAACTTGCGAGAGACGGTAAAATAGACGTTAAACTTCCTCTCGTAAATCTTCTCTTTCAGTGTTTTGATTTGATCAAGTTCGTGATTCGTAACGTCGCGGAAGGAAAAAAAATCGATACTCCGTTTACGGAGATGATTCAAAAATTGGACGTCTACGAAAAAGATCCCGCGTCTTTCAATAGCGTTTCCAAACCACCGGCGACTCCTTCTCCGGTTGAAGAAACAAAACAACCGACTCCGGTTTCGGAAACTCCCGCTCCCGCAGTTGCTCCGACTTCGGCGCCCGTTGCGAAAGGAAATTCTCTCCATACTCTCGACATTCAGTTGGAGGCGGAAGAAGCCAGAGAACTCGAAGACGAGATTCGCAAATCGGGAAAATGTCTGAAGATTTCCGTATCCTTGGGAAAAGATTCTCCGATGAAAGGGCTTCGTTTTTCTTTGATTCTTCAGAACTTAAAAAATTTAGGAGTCGTCTACAAATCCGTTCCCGATTTAGAAGAATTGGAGAAAGGAATCGACGTTACTTCGATCGCAATTTTATTCTTAACCTCCGAATCGATCGAACAGGTCCGTCATGCGGCTAACGTCGATATGGTGGAATTCCTCGACGTTCAGGAATACGTTCCGGACGTTCAGGAAGAAACCGCGGTTTCTAGTTTCAAGATGGACGACGACATGGCGGCGTCCGAATCCAGAGTTACATTAAAAAGTATTAAGGTCTCTTCCGATAAACTGGATCAACTCATGAACAACGTAGGGGAGTTGATCATCACAAACTCCGGTTTTCAGAGGATCTACGACGACCTGGTTCGTATCTTCGGTGAAGATCAGTTGTTCAGCGATCTCAAATCCAGAATCGATCTGATCAATCGTATTTCCAAAGAACTTCAATCGGGAATCATGAACATTCGTATGGTTCAGATTTCGACCGTCTTCAGAAGATTCTCCAGACTCGTCAGGGATCTTTCTCTGGAGACCGGTAAAAAAGTGAACCTGGTTCTGAACGGAGAATCCACCGAACTCGACAAAAAAGTCATCGACGCGTTAGGCGAACCCTTGCTCCACCTTCTTCGTAATTCCGTGGATCATGGGATCGAAACTCCTGCGGAACGATTGGCCGCCGGTAAGTCCGAGGTCGGTACGGTGGAACTCAATGCCTACCAAGGTGGTAGCAATATTATGGTCGAGATCCGAGACGATGGACGCGGTCTGGACTCCGACAAAATTCTTCGCAAGGCGATCGAAAAAGGTCTGATCGGTGCCACCGAAGCCGGCAATCTTACGGAACAGGATATCTTTCAGTTCATCTTCCAAGCCGGATTCTCCACCGCCGATAAGATCACGGACATCTCCGGTCGCGGCGTCGGTATGAACGTCGTCAACAATCTCATTCAGGAATTCAAAGGTAAGATTCTTATCAACAGCGCGAAAGGACAGGGGACTTCCTTTGTTCTTTCTTTCCCGCAAGCGCTCGCGATCATTCCTTCCATCCTCGTTCTTATGGAAGAAGAAGTTTATGCGTTTCCTCTTTCGGAAGTCAACGAGACGATCAAGATTCACAACGATCAGATCACGACTCTCGAAGGAAACGAGATCATCAACCTTCGCGGTGAAGTCCTTCCGATTTACAGACTCAATCGAATCATCGGACTTCAGGATAAAACCGATCGTGAAGAATTTCCAGTGGTCATCGTTCAATACAAGGGAAGAAAGCTGGGCTTTATGGTCGATGAACTTGTCGGCAAACACGAGACCGTCATCAAATCCCTCGAGAAGAATTTTAAAAACGTCCACGGCCTTACGGGCGCTTCCATCATGGGTGACGGAACGATCATCATGGTCCTGGACATTCCTGGGATCGTGGAAATCGCTTCCGAACTCGAAGATTCGGACGCGGTCGTTCACTACCATCTCGAGACGATGCAAAGAATCAGTTCGATTCATTCCGCGGATCGGGAAGAAGAACTTTATATTCAAAAAACGACGAATCCTACGAACGTCTACAATCACAAACTTCACGAGATTACGAATCGGGAACGTCTGAAAAAGAAAAAGACCGAAAGATCGCGCGATACCAAACGTGTCGTCGTGGAAAAAGAAGAAGTCTATCGCGAAGAGAAAGAATTGGCCGCGGCTCTCAGCGTGGAAATGAAAGCCCCGATCGAAAGACAGATCCCGCCTTCGAGTAGTCCGGATTCTCCTTCGACTCCGACGCCACCTACGATCACTTCGTATTCTTCCGATCCTCCGTCCGCTCCGAAAAAACCGTTCGTTTCTTCGGAAGACGAATACCGTTCTCATATCACGGACATCGCCCTCGATCAGTCTGCGAGTGCGGAAGAACAAAAACGCGCAAAAGCGATCATCGACAGTTTTTTAACCCAGAAAAAGGAAAGAACGATGTCAGTCGCTCCTTCTAAAGATTTCAAGGGCGCACTTTCCAAAGAAGAACTCAAAAAATTGGAGAATGTGGTCAACACCGGAATGATGAATGCCGGTATGGTTCTTTCCCAACTTTTGAAAAAGAACATCGATCTTTTTATTCCGGAAATCAACATGAACGATCGGGACGGTCTCGCGGAAGAGATTCGTTTTTCAGAAGATCATTTCTACGGGTTAAAAATCCGCATGAACGGCGATCTCAACGGAAACCTTCTCATGATGTTCTCTCGTGAAAACGCGGGCAATCTCGCACGGGAACTCCTCGGTTCGGAACCGATTCCCGGCGAAGGTCTGAACGACGACGCAAAGTCTGTCTTGAGCGAAATCTCAAACATCGTCTGTTCTTCCGTCATGAACTCCATCTCGAACAAAGCGAAAGCAACGGTGATGCCTTCTGTTCCTGAATTCTTAGAAGGAACCTTTATGCAGGTTTTGGACGTCGTAAAACCGGAAAGAACAAAATTCTTAAGTATGCTTACCGAGTTCAATCACGAGGGGAATGATCTTTTGGGAGTTCTCCTCTTTCTTCCGGATTTCGACGAACTGATCGAGTTGCTTCCGAGGTTCTGATTCAAATGATACCCAGCCCGGTTCGCGCGGTCATTGTGGACGATTCTCTCTTAGTGAGAAATATCATCTCCGATCAGATCCAAAAAGATTCGAAGATTGCAGTCGTCGCCACCGGTAAGACCGGTGTGGATTGTATCGAACTCGCGGAAAAATTACATCCCGATATCATCATTCTTGATGTGGAAATGCCCGTCATGGACGGACTCACTGCTCTTAGCGAACTTCAAAAAAAGAAGATCGGTATTCCCGTGATCATGCTTTCGGTTCTGACTCAGAACGGAGCCGAGGCTACGTTCAAAGCATTGGAATACGGTGCAATCGACTTTGTTCCGAAACCTTCGAGCGCGTTTCAATTCGATCCGGAAGAAATCGGAAACATTCTCAAGGCGAAGATTCTCGCGTACTTCGAAAGTAAGGTTCAAATTCCTAGTCATGCAGGACTCAAAAAAGTTCCGATCTCAACGATTCCTTCCGGCGCTACCTCCGCAAAAAAATCTCCCGTCCACGCGATTTGCATCGGAACGTCCACAGGTGGTCCTCGCGCTCTTCAGGAAGTCTTTTCGAGAATTCCGGAGGACATTTCTCTTCCCATTCTTGTCGTTCAACATATGCCCGCGGGTTTTACAAAAGCATTTGCGATGAGACTCAACGATCACGCCAAGATCAAAGTGAAAGAAGCGGAAGATGGAGAACCGATCGAAGCGGGAACCGGTTACGTCGCACCGGGAGACTCGCATCTTTCGATTCAATCGCGCGCTGGGAGGAAATGGATTGCCCTGAACAGGGAAGCTCCTGTAAATGGACACAGACCTTCCATTGAAGTTCTCCTAAACAGCGCGGTTGAAGAATACAAGAGCGGCCTCATCGGTGTGATCATGACCGGAATGGGCAAGGACGGATCTGCGGCTATGGTAAAAGTCCGAGAAGCCGGAGGTTCTACGATCGCGCAGGACGAACAAACTTCCGTAATTTATGGAATGAACCGTCAGGCTGTTGAAATGGGAGGCGTCGAATATATCGAGCCTGTTACTGAAATCATCAATAGGATCCAAATCATTTTGAAAGAGAGAGGAATTTAATATGGCCAGAATTCTCGTTGTGGATGATGCCAAATTCATGAGAACCATGGTAAAGGATGCGCTCACCCAAACAGGTCACGAGATCGTTGGGGAAGCTGAAAACGGAAATATTGCAGTCGAGCAGTATAAGTCTTTGAAACCGGATTTAGTAACGATGGACATTACCATGCGTGAAAAAGACGGAATCGAAGCCGCTCAGGAAATATTCAAGTTGGATGCGAAAGCGAGAATCATCATGGTTACCGCACTCGGACAAGAAGACCTTTTAGCCAAAGCCATTAAGATGGGAGTAAAGGACTTCGTTGTAAAACCGTTTTCACCCGAAAGACTTCAACAGGCGGCGGACAAAGCTCTCAATTCCTAAGGAACTGTCTTTGAATGGAGAATGAAGAATCCGGTAAGTCCTTTGTAGTTCAATGGAACAATTCCGAGGGAGGCTTGTCAGAAGGTCCTCTGTCAGTCCTTTGGAATTTGATTGAAAGTTACAAAGTGGACATCTTTGATGTTTCTCTCTCTCGCATCACCCGGGATTTTTTAAGTTTCCTGCGAATTTCAGAGACTCTTT
This genomic interval from Leptospira stimsonii contains the following:
- a CDS encoding chemotaxis protein CheW, with the protein product MAGILGEYTELFLEESEDQIEELNANLLRLEADHKNLSIINDIFRAAHSLKSSAAFVGLYNLSDLSHKMENLLQLARDGKIDVKLPLVNLLFQCFDLIKFVIRNVAEGKKIDTPFTEMIQKLDVYEKDPASFNSVSKPPATPSPVEETKQPTPVSETPAPAVAPTSAPVAKGNSLHTLDIQLEAEEARELEDEIRKSGKCLKISVSLGKDSPMKGLRFSLILQNLKNLGVVYKSVPDLEELEKGIDVTSIAILFLTSESIEQVRHAANVDMVEFLDVQEYVPDVQEETAVSSFKMDDDMAASESRVTLKSIKVSSDKLDQLMNNVGELIITNSGFQRIYDDLVRIFGEDQLFSDLKSRIDLINRISKELQSGIMNIRMVQISTVFRRFSRLVRDLSLETGKKVNLVLNGESTELDKKVIDALGEPLLHLLRNSVDHGIETPAERLAAGKSEVGTVELNAYQGGSNIMVEIRDDGRGLDSDKILRKAIEKGLIGATEAGNLTEQDIFQFIFQAGFSTADKITDISGRGVGMNVVNNLIQEFKGKILINSAKGQGTSFVLSFPQALAIIPSILVLMEEEVYAFPLSEVNETIKIHNDQITTLEGNEIINLRGEVLPIYRLNRIIGLQDKTDREEFPVVIVQYKGRKLGFMVDELVGKHETVIKSLEKNFKNVHGLTGASIMGDGTIIMVLDIPGIVEIASELEDSDAVVHYHLETMQRISSIHSADREEELYIQKTTNPTNVYNHKLHEITNRERLKKKKTERSRDTKRVVVEKEEVYREEKELAAALSVEMKAPIERQIPPSSSPDSPSTPTPPTITSYSSDPPSAPKKPFVSSEDEYRSHITDIALDQSASAEEQKRAKAIIDSFLTQKKERTMSVAPSKDFKGALSKEELKKLENVVNTGMMNAGMVLSQLLKKNIDLFIPEINMNDRDGLAEEIRFSEDHFYGLKIRMNGDLNGNLLMMFSRENAGNLARELLGSEPIPGEGLNDDAKSVLSEISNIVCSSVMNSISNKAKATVMPSVPEFLEGTFMQVLDVVKPERTKFLSMLTEFNHEGNDLLGVLLFLPDFDELIELLPRF
- a CDS encoding protein-glutamate methylesterase/protein-glutamine glutaminase, which produces MIPSPVRAVIVDDSLLVRNIISDQIQKDSKIAVVATGKTGVDCIELAEKLHPDIIILDVEMPVMDGLTALSELQKKKIGIPVIMLSVLTQNGAEATFKALEYGAIDFVPKPSSAFQFDPEEIGNILKAKILAYFESKVQIPSHAGLKKVPISTIPSGATSAKKSPVHAICIGTSTGGPRALQEVFSRIPEDISLPILVVQHMPAGFTKAFAMRLNDHAKIKVKEAEDGEPIEAGTGYVAPGDSHLSIQSRAGRKWIALNREAPVNGHRPSIEVLLNSAVEEYKSGLIGVIMTGMGKDGSAAMVKVREAGGSTIAQDEQTSVIYGMNRQAVEMGGVEYIEPVTEIINRIQIILKERGI
- a CDS encoding response regulator produces the protein MARILVVDDAKFMRTMVKDALTQTGHEIVGEAENGNIAVEQYKSLKPDLVTMDITMREKDGIEAAQEIFKLDAKARIIMVTALGQEDLLAKAIKMGVKDFVVKPFSPERLQQAADKALNS